A region from the Bacillus sp. Marseille-P3661 genome encodes:
- a CDS encoding dihydrodiol dehydrogenase, whose product MNQKSHEMQANYSEDVTVDSEFKIANEFTTVIIRRLVTKNGVRLEIVSPRLGHSIRLDPLELESLTWQNVETFSKFLELPFGPQD is encoded by the coding sequence ATGAATCAAAAATCACATGAAATGCAGGCGAATTATTCTGAAGATGTAACCGTAGATAGTGAATTTAAGATTGCAAATGAATTTACAACAGTGATTATCAGAAGGTTGGTTACAAAAAACGGTGTAAGACTTGAGATAGTCTCGCCAAGATTAGGACATTCGATTCGTTTAGATCCACTTGAACTTGAGAGTCTTACCTGGCAGAACGTAGAGACTTTTTCAAAGTTTCTTGAATTGCCATTTGGTCCTCAAGATTAG
- a CDS encoding aromatic-ring-hydroxylating dioxygenase subunit beta, with protein MNATNADVNTKMELEEFLLYEAELLDDHLYNQWLDLFTEDCKYEMPMNLTKIKGDGKELSDRYKLLDETYETLKIRIERLGTDFAWAEDPPSRTRHYVTNVRVKPGDKENEFKVRCNLLVYRNRGDYSTYDLFSADRNDIIRNVDGSWKIAYRQIVLDQRSVNSHNLSIFF; from the coding sequence ATGAATGCTACGAATGCCGATGTAAATACCAAAATGGAACTTGAGGAATTTTTACTTTATGAGGCAGAATTGCTGGACGATCACTTATATAATCAATGGTTAGATTTGTTTACTGAGGATTGTAAGTATGAAATGCCAATGAATTTAACAAAAATTAAAGGTGACGGTAAGGAACTATCTGACCGATATAAACTTTTAGACGAAACCTATGAAACACTTAAAATTCGAATTGAACGACTTGGAACAGACTTTGCATGGGCTGAAGACCCCCCATCTCGTACCCGTCACTATGTGACTAATGTTCGCGTGAAACCTGGAGATAAAGAGAATGAATTTAAGGTTCGATGTAATCTTCTTGTCTATCGAAATAGAGGCGATTATTCCACTTATGACCTTTTTTCAGCAGACCGTAACGATATCATAAGAAATGTTGATGGGAGCTGGAAGATCGCTTATCGACAAATCGTTTTAGATCAACGAAGTGTAAATAGTCATAACCTATCGATTTTCTTTTAG
- a CDS encoding aromatic ring-hydroxylating oxygenase subunit alpha, whose amino-acid sequence MSEQIIRDKQAVSEKTQTLLEKTKDLSLKGRVPAGIFNNEEIYQLERERIFSRCWIFLAHETEIPEPGDYVVREIADNSIIVVRDEKGQIRAHLNVCRHRGTTVCHAEMGNASHFRCPYHGWTYQNSGKLIGVTAIKKAFPKDFNKEEFNLASIRVDSYEGLIFGNLDPEAESLDEYLGGFQWYMDYILKTSLAGAEVAGPPEKFVIDIDWKVGSENFAGDGYHTPIAHQFAFDMGYFPTSTRTHSGGISVHIPNKGHGIGFGVTPGMDFTGYQEGFTDQVSQLFDPDQAEIFRETRTALGTIFPNCSILSTAFSLKPGGEPTRFWSVRLWHPIGPGKIQFINLVLVPKDSSDEYKKRSIQAFRTSFGVSGTFEQDDMEIWRNLTRGLKGTVAQDLLFPYEMGIDGEPLKDFPGPGVAKEPYFNETNFRNQWHTWANYMLKE is encoded by the coding sequence ATGAGCGAGCAAATTATACGTGATAAGCAAGCAGTAAGTGAAAAAACACAAACTTTGCTAGAGAAAACGAAAGATTTATCTCTAAAAGGTCGTGTTCCAGCAGGTATTTTTAACAATGAAGAGATTTATCAATTAGAAAGAGAACGTATTTTTAGCAGATGCTGGATTTTTTTGGCTCATGAAACAGAGATACCCGAGCCTGGTGATTATGTAGTTCGTGAAATTGCTGATAACTCGATTATTGTTGTTCGTGATGAGAAAGGGCAAATTCGTGCTCATTTAAACGTTTGTCGTCACCGTGGAACGACGGTATGTCATGCAGAAATGGGTAACGCATCACATTTTCGTTGTCCTTATCATGGTTGGACTTATCAAAACAGTGGTAAATTAATTGGTGTGACGGCAATAAAGAAAGCGTTTCCGAAAGATTTTAATAAGGAAGAATTCAATCTTGCATCTATAAGAGTAGATTCATATGAAGGTCTAATCTTTGGGAATCTTGATCCCGAGGCGGAATCACTGGATGAGTACTTAGGGGGATTTCAGTGGTATATGGATTATATATTGAAGACATCCCTTGCAGGTGCAGAGGTCGCAGGTCCTCCTGAGAAATTTGTTATAGATATCGATTGGAAGGTTGGGTCTGAAAATTTCGCTGGAGATGGATACCATACACCAATTGCACACCAGTTTGCATTTGATATGGGATATTTCCCTACATCTACACGGACACACTCAGGAGGTATTTCAGTTCATATTCCAAATAAAGGTCACGGAATAGGTTTTGGAGTAACTCCAGGAATGGATTTTACAGGTTACCAAGAAGGATTTACTGACCAAGTTTCGCAACTATTTGACCCAGATCAAGCTGAAATATTTAGAGAAACTAGAACTGCACTTGGGACAATATTTCCTAACTGTTCAATTTTGAGTACAGCGTTTAGTCTTAAACCTGGTGGAGAGCCTACTAGATTTTGGTCAGTTCGACTTTGGCATCCAATCGGTCCGGGTAAAATTCAATTTATAAATTTGGTATTAGTACCTAAAGATTCTTCAGACGAATATAAAAAACGATCCATTCAAGCATTTCGAACTTCATTTGGTGTTTCGGGAACGTTTGAACAGGATGATATGGAAATTTGGAGAAATCTTACACGCGGGCTGAAAGGTACTGTTGCCCAAGACTTGTTGTTCCCTTACGAAATGGGAATTGATGGGGAACCATTAAAAGATTTTCCGGGACCAGGTGTTGCTAAAGAGCCATATTTTAATGAGACAAATTTCCGAAATCAATGGCATACTTGGGCAAATTATATGCTTAAAGAGTAG
- a CDS encoding thiamine pyrophosphate-requiring protein gives MDKLLTNSIKMTNTTADAMIDALINAGVRYIFSNLGSDHPPLIESLAKAKSQNKEHPKIITCPHETVAMSAAHAYAQMTGEPQAVFVHLDVGTQNLGGAVHNAARARVPVFVFAGATPITLEGEMRGSRNRSVHFLQDVYDQRSIVRPYVKWEYEIRTGKNIQQLIYRALQLSKSSPQGPVYLMGAREILEEEVGTSNIPVNGWDPIETPALSNDSIEVLMKDMLAAENPLIITSYLGKNQKAVKELLRLCETLSIPVIEVDPTYVNFPADSPLHLGYESEKELLSEADLIIVIDCDVPWVPSLVQPNENCKIYYVDMDPLKEDIPLWYIPSTKFFMADSYTALRQLNRYLETIQIDFNKYEERFYSISQKHKKQRNVWELAETTEDDGYITPEFLSACIREVIDDEVIILDETVTNTTIVSKHIPRRKEGTYLASGGTSLGWNGGAAIGAKLACPDKTIVSLTGDGSYYFSVPSSVYWIARKYQKSFLTVIYNNQGWNATKQNTIRMYPDGAAFQSNNFNVDFAMPSDLAGIAGSAGGAFAIKVNEPNKVKDVLRKALEEVENGRSAVVDVLLRPVAE, from the coding sequence GTGGATAAATTGCTTACAAACTCTATAAAAATGACAAATACTACTGCTGATGCAATGATTGATGCGTTAATCAATGCTGGGGTTCGTTATATTTTTTCAAATTTAGGAAGCGATCATCCTCCTTTAATAGAGAGCTTAGCAAAAGCTAAATCTCAAAACAAAGAACATCCTAAGATCATTACTTGTCCTCATGAAACAGTTGCGATGTCTGCTGCGCATGCTTATGCACAAATGACCGGTGAGCCACAAGCCGTGTTTGTTCATTTAGATGTAGGGACTCAAAATTTAGGCGGAGCTGTTCATAATGCAGCTCGTGCGAGAGTACCAGTTTTCGTCTTTGCAGGAGCGACTCCGATTACATTGGAAGGCGAGATGCGTGGAAGTCGAAATAGATCCGTTCACTTTTTACAGGATGTTTATGACCAACGTTCAATTGTTCGACCTTATGTCAAATGGGAATATGAGATTCGAACAGGTAAAAATATTCAACAATTAATTTATAGAGCATTGCAATTATCTAAGAGTTCACCGCAAGGACCAGTTTACCTAATGGGTGCTCGAGAAATACTAGAGGAAGAGGTCGGAACATCCAATATTCCTGTAAACGGCTGGGATCCGATAGAAACGCCAGCTTTGTCAAATGATAGTATAGAAGTATTAATGAAGGATATGTTAGCAGCAGAAAATCCTCTTATAATTACTTCGTATCTGGGGAAAAATCAAAAGGCCGTAAAGGAATTATTAAGATTATGTGAGACCTTATCTATTCCTGTAATAGAAGTGGACCCTACCTACGTGAATTTCCCGGCAGATTCACCGCTTCATTTAGGTTATGAATCTGAAAAGGAACTCTTGTCAGAAGCTGATCTTATCATAGTAATAGATTGTGATGTACCATGGGTACCTTCACTAGTTCAACCAAATGAAAACTGTAAGATATACTATGTTGATATGGATCCCCTAAAGGAGGATATTCCTTTATGGTATATACCATCTACTAAGTTTTTTATGGCTGATTCATATACGGCTCTAAGACAATTAAACAGATATTTAGAGACGATCCAAATTGACTTTAATAAATATGAAGAGAGATTTTATAGCATTAGTCAAAAACATAAAAAGCAACGTAATGTGTGGGAATTAGCAGAAACGACTGAAGATGATGGGTATATAACCCCGGAATTTTTGTCAGCATGTATACGTGAAGTGATTGATGATGAAGTTATTATTTTGGATGAAACGGTAACAAATACAACTATCGTGTCCAAACATATTCCGAGAAGAAAGGAAGGTACCTATTTGGCTAGCGGTGGAACATCCTTAGGTTGGAATGGTGGAGCTGCAATTGGTGCTAAATTGGCATGTCCAGATAAAACCATTGTAAGTTTAACGGGAGATGGCAGTTACTATTTTAGTGTTCCATCATCTGTCTATTGGATAGCAAGAAAGTATCAGAAATCTTTCTTAACAGTGATTTATAATAACCAAGGCTGGAATGCCACTAAGCAAAATACAATTAGGATGTATCCAGACGGTGCAGCTTTTCAAAGTAACAATTTTAATGTGGATTTTGCTATGCCTTCCGATTTGGCGGGTATAGCTGGGTCAGCTGGAGGTGCGTTTGCTATTAAAGTTAACGAACCAAATAAAGTTAAAGATGTATTACGTAAAGCATTAGAGGAAGTGGAAAACGGACGTTCTGCAGTTGTCGATGTTCTACTAAGGCCTGTTGCAGAATAA
- a CDS encoding TRAP transporter permease, whose amino-acid sequence MKKYINLFSIIAIGWALFQLYLAGVGPLDALLQRAIHTGFALALCFAIISEAEKKKGVLKLAVDYVLVFLSILTTIYVIYDYKRIASRMFFVSELQPLDYFFGIVLVLLVLEASRRIAGLALTVLAAMFLIYAFAGPYMPGLLEHRGFSFKQVVDIMFLSTDGILGAPVAASVNFVFYFVLFAVFLEQSGGGKLFIDIAFKLTGKAKGGPAKAAVLASGGMGSISGSAVGNVVSTGVLTIPLMQKVGFSPKFAASVEALASTGGQLLPPIMGAAAFIVANTIGMPYSEFILAALIPAILFYVAVFSMVHMQTNKLGLKSEDSDVKAERLKDIIRRLPLLIPLVILVYFIFSGATLQKAAFWAIISVVVLSAFRKSTRFKISDILDCFIKGAQQSLQVAIPCAVAGIVVGVVLHTGLGLKLTSIIMTWSFGNVFLSVLLVAICCIILGMGMPTVSAYIMASVLLATALLDFGFELIAVHMFLLYFAVFSMITPPVALSAYAAASIAKTNAHKTGMYAFYLGIPAFLIAFAFLFNPALLLIGTPFEITSAIIMTLIGVIMLSAAVIGNFMGSVDTPVRILALISSISLVINNNLSDIIGLVLVGIIIIVQLNTKRKNKFDYSEGKQSAI is encoded by the coding sequence ATGAAGAAATATATTAATCTCTTTTCAATAATTGCAATAGGATGGGCTCTTTTTCAACTTTATTTAGCAGGTGTAGGCCCGCTTGATGCTCTCCTTCAGAGAGCGATACATACAGGCTTTGCGCTTGCTTTATGCTTCGCAATAATTAGTGAAGCCGAAAAGAAAAAAGGCGTATTAAAATTAGCTGTAGACTACGTATTAGTTTTTTTATCTATTTTAACAACAATATATGTCATTTATGATTACAAGCGGATTGCATCTAGAATGTTTTTTGTCAGTGAATTGCAACCATTAGATTACTTTTTTGGAATTGTATTAGTTCTTTTAGTATTAGAGGCTTCACGAAGAATAGCCGGTTTAGCATTGACCGTGTTAGCTGCTATGTTTTTGATCTACGCCTTTGCAGGTCCGTATATGCCTGGACTTTTAGAGCATAGAGGTTTTTCCTTTAAACAAGTTGTAGATATTATGTTTTTATCTACCGATGGTATTTTAGGGGCACCAGTTGCGGCCTCAGTCAATTTTGTATTTTATTTTGTTTTATTTGCAGTCTTTTTGGAGCAATCTGGTGGAGGGAAATTATTTATCGATATTGCTTTTAAATTAACTGGTAAAGCGAAAGGTGGTCCTGCGAAAGCGGCTGTTCTAGCTAGTGGCGGGATGGGATCTATAAGTGGAAGTGCCGTCGGTAATGTCGTGAGTACGGGTGTATTAACCATTCCTTTAATGCAAAAAGTTGGATTTTCTCCTAAATTTGCGGCATCGGTGGAAGCGCTTGCATCAACTGGAGGGCAGTTATTACCACCGATAATGGGTGCAGCAGCTTTTATAGTGGCGAATACAATTGGTATGCCATATAGCGAATTTATATTAGCCGCCTTAATTCCTGCTATTCTATTTTACGTTGCAGTATTCTCGATGGTTCATATGCAGACCAATAAACTAGGTTTAAAATCCGAGGATTCAGACGTAAAGGCGGAGCGTCTAAAAGACATCATACGTAGACTGCCTCTATTAATACCATTAGTAATCTTAGTCTATTTTATTTTTTCAGGTGCTACATTACAAAAGGCAGCATTTTGGGCGATTATTAGTGTAGTTGTTTTAAGTGCTTTTCGTAAATCAACTAGGTTTAAGATTTCAGACATATTAGATTGTTTTATCAAGGGTGCTCAACAATCTCTTCAGGTGGCGATTCCTTGTGCAGTTGCCGGTATAGTTGTTGGTGTTGTACTCCATACAGGTTTAGGTTTGAAGTTAACAAGTATTATTATGACTTGGTCATTTGGCAATGTATTTCTATCAGTCCTTTTAGTTGCTATCTGCTGTATCATTCTAGGTATGGGAATGCCGACGGTTTCAGCTTATATTATGGCTTCAGTATTATTAGCGACAGCATTATTAGATTTTGGATTTGAACTAATTGCTGTTCATATGTTTTTACTTTATTTCGCTGTTTTTTCAATGATAACACCACCTGTTGCCTTATCCGCCTATGCAGCTGCAAGTATTGCCAAAACGAATGCCCATAAGACTGGAATGTATGCATTTTATCTAGGTATACCTGCGTTCTTAATTGCCTTTGCTTTCCTGTTTAATCCCGCGCTCTTGTTGATCGGTACACCTTTCGAAATAACATCGGCCATTATTATGACATTAATCGGAGTCATTATGTTATCGGCTGCTGTAATAGGGAATTTTATGGGGTCAGTTGACACTCCTGTTCGTATTTTAGCGTTAATAAGTTCAATTAGCTTGGTAATTAATAATAACTTATCCGACATTATCGGCCTTGTATTGGTCGGGATTATCATTATTGTTCAATTAAATACTAAAAGAAAGAATAAATTTGATTATTCGGAAGGGAAACAATCGGCGATCTAA
- a CDS encoding TAXI family TRAP transporter solute-binding subunit, which yields MKKNYKTKNHMFLIGIVMLMSLVLFGCGNGNENASTAEGSENSGNGESESDTVQLSAAIAGQTSAPYIYTGALAEILRKEGNIDLEVFPYSGGIGNVQLIENGEADFGIMFNVSQNWAYNGIVAYDKPYKDIRALVGTNYKSFVGIVARNEFLEEHNIKSLADIKEKEIPVKIITKPEGTLAEYITRLVLEAYDLDYKTIESYGGNVQLAADEVVLSTFQNNTSDIFILALPRNQATLTELSTQNDVTILSMEDDKRAYLSENYGFVKDDVLEAGNYEGQDEDVITNSLGLTYITHARMDDDVAYELAKAFVENKEALVEAHAAFAEFDPKTAGHADSNGHIPLHPGAERYYKEIGALD from the coding sequence ATGAAAAAAAATTATAAAACAAAAAACCACATGTTCTTAATTGGTATTGTGATGTTGATGTCTTTGGTGCTTTTCGGTTGCGGTAATGGAAATGAAAATGCTAGCACAGCTGAGGGTTCTGAAAATTCCGGTAATGGTGAATCTGAATCAGACACAGTGCAATTATCTGCTGCAATAGCGGGTCAAACTAGTGCTCCGTACATATATACAGGGGCATTAGCGGAAATATTGAGAAAAGAAGGTAATATTGATTTAGAAGTATTTCCCTATTCAGGTGGAATCGGGAATGTTCAATTAATAGAAAATGGAGAAGCTGATTTTGGGATTATGTTTAATGTTTCACAGAACTGGGCTTATAACGGAATAGTGGCTTATGATAAACCATATAAGGATATTCGTGCTTTGGTAGGGACAAATTATAAATCATTTGTAGGAATTGTTGCTAGAAATGAATTTTTAGAAGAGCATAATATCAAATCGTTAGCTGATATTAAGGAAAAAGAGATTCCGGTTAAAATAATCACAAAACCTGAAGGCACGTTGGCTGAGTATATTACTAGATTAGTATTGGAAGCGTACGATTTAGATTACAAGACCATCGAAAGTTATGGTGGTAATGTACAGCTAGCAGCAGATGAAGTAGTTTTATCAACATTCCAAAATAATACTTCGGACATATTTATTTTGGCTCTACCTAGAAATCAAGCTACTTTAACGGAATTAAGTACACAAAATGATGTAACGATATTAAGTATGGAAGATGATAAGCGAGCATATTTAAGCGAAAATTATGGGTTTGTAAAAGATGATGTTCTTGAAGCGGGTAATTATGAAGGTCAAGATGAAGATGTAATCACGAATAGTTTAGGTTTGACTTATATTACACATGCAAGAATGGATGATGATGTAGCCTATGAACTTGCGAAAGCTTTTGTTGAAAATAAAGAAGCTTTAGTCGAAGCACATGCTGCTTTTGCTGAGTTTGATCCTAAAACAGCTGGGCATGCAGATAGCAACGGACATATTCCATTACATCCCGGAGCAGAGCGTTATTATAAAGAAATAGGAGCTTTAGATTAG
- a CDS encoding aldehyde dehydrogenase family protein codes for MKVMPLTEDMFINGKVVSAEDKMKLYNPAQLDEVVGEITMGTKEHVDQAVEAAYEAWGDWSQYAPEKRASYLKSTANYIEQNLESLTELLVLENGKLLSEARSELLAAANVLKYYSGLANELDKEEVIENEQGKMILTRQPMGVVSIIVPWNYPVLLGFMMASPALLAGNTVVLKPSTYSPLTLTRILHHMAGELPKGALNVVLGSGSKVGSAMTAHEKVRKITFTGSTEIGSEIIAEAAKTIKNFSMELGGNDAAIILSDKNIDDDLINRMIKGVFTYSGQICYAIKRIYVSKDNYDEFVSKFTAAADRLRVGPGLNSESTLGPINNKAQLDVIQQLLEKVEKTNAKVTTVGQFVEGVSADQGNYILPRVITNVTNDDDIVKKEQFGPIIPIVPFETEEEAIAFANDTEFGLGNSVWTSDEEKGFELARKLQSGSVFVNIHQVGASAVNMPFGGFKQSGIGRGHGVEGLYEHTELQALIRRTDM; via the coding sequence ATGAAAGTAATGCCATTGACAGAGGATATGTTTATAAATGGGAAGGTTGTATCCGCAGAAGATAAAATGAAGTTATATAATCCAGCTCAATTGGATGAAGTTGTGGGTGAAATCACAATGGGTACCAAAGAACATGTCGATCAAGCTGTTGAAGCTGCATATGAAGCTTGGGGAGATTGGTCACAATATGCTCCGGAAAAAAGAGCTAGTTATTTAAAGTCAACAGCTAATTATATTGAACAGAATCTGGAGTCCTTAACGGAGCTATTGGTGTTGGAAAACGGGAAGTTACTTAGTGAAGCTCGATCAGAATTGTTGGCTGCCGCTAATGTATTAAAGTATTATAGCGGCCTGGCAAATGAATTGGACAAAGAAGAAGTCATTGAGAATGAGCAAGGGAAAATGATATTGACGAGACAGCCGATGGGTGTTGTTTCTATAATTGTACCTTGGAATTACCCGGTCTTATTAGGGTTCATGATGGCATCACCTGCATTATTAGCTGGGAATACTGTGGTCTTAAAACCATCTACTTATTCACCTCTAACTCTTACTAGAATTCTGCATCACATGGCAGGAGAATTACCAAAAGGTGCATTAAATGTCGTTTTAGGTTCAGGTTCGAAGGTTGGTTCCGCCATGACTGCTCATGAGAAAGTACGTAAAATTACTTTCACTGGTAGTACGGAAATCGGAAGTGAAATCATTGCCGAAGCAGCTAAGACAATCAAGAACTTTAGTATGGAATTAGGTGGGAATGATGCGGCCATCATACTGAGTGATAAAAATATTGATGATGATTTAATAAATAGAATGATTAAAGGTGTATTTACTTACAGTGGCCAAATTTGTTATGCGATTAAAAGAATCTATGTTAGTAAGGATAACTATGATGAGTTTGTTTCTAAATTTACCGCCGCTGCTGACCGGTTAAGAGTTGGACCGGGACTTAATAGTGAATCTACATTAGGCCCGATCAATAATAAAGCACAACTTGATGTTATCCAGCAATTACTTGAAAAAGTTGAAAAAACTAATGCTAAAGTCACTACAGTAGGGCAATTTGTAGAGGGTGTATCTGCTGATCAAGGTAATTATATTTTACCGAGGGTCATCACAAATGTTACGAACGATGATGATATTGTTAAAAAAGAACAATTTGGACCTATTATCCCTATTGTGCCTTTTGAGACAGAAGAAGAAGCGATTGCCTTTGCGAATGATACTGAATTTGGATTAGGTAATTCGGTCTGGACATCCGATGAAGAAAAAGGTTTTGAGCTAGCTCGAAAACTTCAATCAGGAAGTGTTTTTGTGAATATCCATCAAGTTGGTGCTTCAGCTGTTAATATGCCTTTTGGAGGATTTAAACAAAGTGGTATTGGAAGAGGGCATGGCGTAGAAGGCCTATACGAACATACGGAACTACAAGCTCTTATTCGTCGAACAGATATGTAA
- a CDS encoding DNA topoisomerase III, giving the protein MKKTVVLAEKPSVARDIARVLECQKKGNGFLEGDKYIVTWALGHLVTLADPETYDVKYKTWKLEDLPMLPNQLKTVVIKQTSKQFNAVKSQLHRSDVGEIVIATDAGREGQLVAQWILDKAKVNKPTKRLWISSVTDKAIKEGFQKLKSGKDFENLYHSAVARSEADWYVGLNATRALTSKFNAQLSAGRVQTPTVAIIAKREEEIKNFKPKAFYGIKAQTNHNLTLTWQNSQTKDIKTFSKDMVDQIVAKCKNKQAIITDVEKKYKKTFAPQLYDLTELQRDANKIFGYSAKETLQIMQKLYEQHKVLTYPRTDSRYLSSDIVDTLSERIRASGNGPYKQLAHKLLLKPIKSNSSFINDSKVSDHHAIIPTEETVMLNKFTDKERKIYDLVVKRFLAVLYPAFEYEQTTIKAMIADETFVAKGKTIVSIGWKDVYNNDLDEDEDSDDMKAQLLPSLAKGETLTVTSLSQTQGETKPPARFNEATLLSAMENPSKYMAGETKDLIKTIGETGGLGTVATRADIIEKLFNAFLIEKKEKEIFLTSKGKQLLDLVPKELKTPALTADWEQKLDAIAKGKLSKTIFINDMKNYTKTVVHEIKNSTQKFKHDNITGTKCPECGKLMLEVNGKKGKMLVCQDRECGHRKNVSKVTNARCPNCHKKLELRGQGEGQIFVCKCGHREKMSTFNERRKKNKHTNVSKKEVSNYLKKQNKQEEPINTALADALAKLKLNKK; this is encoded by the coding sequence ATGAAGAAGACCGTAGTACTTGCCGAGAAACCATCAGTTGCTCGTGATATTGCACGAGTTCTGGAGTGTCAAAAAAAGGGTAATGGCTTTTTAGAAGGTGATAAATATATAGTTACTTGGGCGTTGGGCCATTTAGTAACACTTGCTGATCCTGAAACGTATGACGTCAAATATAAAACATGGAAACTTGAAGATTTACCCATGCTGCCGAATCAATTAAAAACAGTTGTAATAAAACAAACAAGTAAGCAGTTTAATGCCGTAAAAAGTCAATTGCATCGTTCTGATGTTGGTGAAATTGTAATTGCAACGGATGCAGGAAGAGAAGGTCAGCTTGTGGCTCAATGGATACTCGACAAGGCAAAAGTTAATAAACCGACGAAACGATTATGGATATCTTCTGTAACAGATAAAGCTATCAAAGAAGGATTTCAGAAATTAAAAAGCGGAAAAGACTTTGAGAATTTGTATCATTCTGCTGTTGCTCGTTCAGAAGCGGATTGGTATGTCGGACTCAATGCGACTAGGGCCCTTACAAGTAAATTTAATGCCCAGTTATCAGCTGGACGAGTACAAACGCCAACAGTTGCAATAATTGCTAAGAGAGAAGAGGAAATAAAAAATTTCAAGCCTAAAGCTTTTTATGGAATTAAGGCACAAACTAATCATAATTTGACGCTAACTTGGCAAAATAGTCAAACTAAAGATATAAAAACTTTTTCAAAAGATATGGTAGACCAAATAGTAGCTAAGTGTAAGAATAAACAAGCTATTATTACTGATGTGGAGAAAAAGTATAAAAAAACCTTTGCACCACAGCTCTATGATTTAACTGAATTGCAACGAGATGCAAATAAAATATTTGGATATTCAGCCAAGGAAACGTTGCAAATTATGCAAAAGCTATATGAACAACATAAAGTTCTAACATATCCGCGCACGGATTCAAGGTATTTATCATCAGATATCGTTGATACACTGAGTGAGCGGATAAGGGCTAGTGGGAATGGCCCATATAAACAGCTCGCACATAAACTTTTACTGAAACCGATTAAATCAAATTCTTCGTTTATTAATGATAGCAAGGTATCGGATCATCATGCGATTATCCCAACAGAAGAAACAGTAATGCTAAATAAGTTTACTGATAAAGAACGAAAAATATATGATTTAGTTGTTAAGCGCTTTTTAGCTGTTCTATATCCGGCGTTTGAATATGAACAAACCACAATAAAAGCAATGATTGCTGATGAAACATTTGTTGCAAAAGGAAAAACAATTGTCTCGATAGGCTGGAAGGACGTATATAATAACGATCTTGACGAGGATGAAGATAGTGATGACATGAAGGCACAGTTATTGCCCTCTTTAGCGAAAGGTGAAACATTAACGGTTACTTCATTATCACAGACCCAAGGTGAAACAAAACCGCCTGCTCGTTTTAATGAGGCAACATTGCTTTCAGCCATGGAAAACCCGAGTAAATATATGGCTGGTGAAACTAAGGATTTAATTAAAACGATTGGAGAAACCGGTGGTCTCGGAACAGTTGCTACTCGCGCTGATATTATTGAAAAGCTATTCAACGCGTTTTTAATTGAAAAAAAAGAAAAGGAAATTTTTCTAACGTCAAAAGGGAAACAATTGCTTGATTTAGTTCCGAAAGAATTAAAAACTCCTGCATTGACAGCAGACTGGGAACAAAAGCTGGATGCGATTGCCAAGGGGAAACTAAGTAAAACTATTTTTATTAACGATATGAAAAACTATACCAAAACCGTTGTTCACGAAATAAAAAACAGCACACAAAAATTTAAACATGATAATATCACAGGTACAAAGTGTCCTGAATGTGGAAAGCTTATGCTAGAAGTGAACGGTAAAAAGGGAAAAATGCTCGTATGTCAGGATCGTGAGTGTGGTCATCGGAAAAATGTAAGTAAAGTTACAAATGCAAGGTGTCCAAATTGTCATAAAAAACTTGAACTTCGAGGACAAGGTGAAGGACAAATTTTTGTATGTAAATGTGGACATCGTGAAAAAATGTCGACATTTAATGAACGACGGAAAAAGAATAAGCATACCAATGTATCTAAAAAAGAGGTATCAAATTATCTAAAAAAACAAAACAAACAAGAGGAACCTATCAACACAGCGTTAGCAGATGCATTAGCAAAATTAAAATTGAACAAGAAATAG